The nucleotide sequence AAAATCGATACTCTGTACTTCGACCTTACCAGGTCCTATGTACACTACGCCTCTGTTGCTGGCCATGGAAATTCAGGTGTAAAACGATAAAAAAGAAGCAGATAACTCGCTTGCGTGTTATCCCTGAACTGCCTGCACACCGGCTTCAGCCACCGCATGATCGTCTTCTACGGTGCTGCCCGACACGCCAATGGCACCTATAATTGTGCCGCTCTCGTCTTTGATCGGGATGCCACCGGGGAAGGTAATCAGTCCGCCGTTGGAGTGTTCGATGTTGTAGAGCGAGCCGCCGGGCTGTGAGAGGCTCCCGATAACACCAGTTGGCATATCGAAGAAACGGGCCGTTTTAGCTTTCTTGATGGAGATGTCGAGCGAGCCCAGCCACGCGTCATCCATGCGGATGAAGGCAGTAAGGTTGGCGCCAGCATCTACCACGGCAATGTTCATTTTTACGCCCATATCGAGGGCTTTCTGATGAGCGGCGTGTACAACGGCCTGTGCTTGCTGGAGGTTGATACCCATAGTGGTTTTGGAATTAGTAAGAGATACTTGCTGGTCAACAACGGTATTTTGGGGACTGTGTTCAACCATTCGTCTACGATTGAGACGATACATACCCATCATTGCGACTATAGTGCAGTACAGCTTGAGAATTTGCCAGTTTCGTTAGCTACCAGCCGGGTTGCTGCAGCCTCGCGCATGGCCGTAGCCGCTTGCCTCCATCTGTTACTTCTAGTTGCTGTGATGGCCTAAGACAGGGCTGCCTGTAAAAAGGAAGCCGGCAGTAGCACCAGGGGTAAGTAGCATTTCCAGCCTGATTTGCCTACCTTCGCAGTTGGAAAAAACCGCCTCTAGTGAAGAACATCCGCAATTTCTGCATCATTGCCCACATCGACCACGGCAAGAGTACCCTGGCCGACCGTCTGTTGGAGTTTACCAGTACTGTGGCCAAGCGCGATATGCAGGCCCAGCTGCTCGACAACATGGATTTGGAGCGGGAGCGGGGCATCACCATCAAGAGCCACGCCATTCAGATGCAGTACCCCTATAAAGGGGAAATCTACACGCTGAACCTGATTGACACCCCCGGCCACGTCGATTTCAGTTACGAAGTATCACGTAGTATCGCGGCTTGCGAAGGTGCCCTCCTAATCGTAGATGCCTCCCAAGGTATTGAGGCCCAAACGATTTCCAACTTGTATCTGGCCATTGGCGCCGATTTGGAAATCATACCGGTGCTCAACAAGATTGACCTGCCGCACGCCATGCCCGAAGAAGTGTCCGACGAAATTGTGGACCTCATCGGCTGTGATATCGAAGACATTATTCATGCTTCCGGTAAAACCGGCATTGGCATCGAGAATATTCTGAATGCCATTATCGAGCGGGTTCCGGCTCCTAAAGGCGACCCGGCAGCGCCACTGCAAGCCCTGATTTTCGACTCCGTCTTCAATTCCTATCGGGGTATTGAAGTGCTGTTCCGGATCAAGAATGGCACCATGCGCAAAGGCGACAAGCTGCGCTTCATGGCTACTGGCAAGGAGTACGGCGCCGACGAAATTGGTATCCTGGGCCTCAACCAAGAGCCGCGCCTCGAAATGTCGGCTGGCAACGTAGGATATTTGATTTCGGGTATCAAGGAAGCACGCGAAGTAAAAGTAGGGGATACCATCACGCACGTGGCCAACCCGACGGCAGAGGCCATCCAGGGCTTTGCCGATGTGAAGCCGATGGTATTTGCCGGCATTTACCCCGTTGATACCACCGAGTACGAGGAGTTGCGCTCCTGCATGGAAAAGCTTCAGCTCAACGATGCCTCCTTGGTGTGGGAACCCGAAACGTCGGTGGCATTGGGCTTTGGCTTCCGCTGCGGCTTCCTAGGCATGCTACATATGGAAATCGTGCAGGAGCGCCTGGAACGCGAATTCAACATGACGGTAATTACCACCGTTCCGTCGGTGCAGTTCCACGCCATCGGCACCAAAGACCAGGAGTTGACCATCAATGCGCCATCGGAAATGCCGGAGCCAAACATGATCAAGCTGATTGAGGAGCCTTACATTAAAGCGCAGATCATCACGGCCGCTGACTATGTAGGTTCGATCATCACGCTGTGCATGGAGAAACGGGGCATCATCAAAGGCCAGTCGTATCTGACCTCAGAGCGGGTGGAAATGAGCTTCGAACTGCCGCTGTCGGAAATCGTGTTCGACTTCTTCGACAAGCTGAAAACCATCAGCCGTGGCTATGCCTCCCTCGACTACGAGCTGATTGGCTTCCGCGAGTCCGATATGGTGAAGCTCGATATCATGCTAAACGGCGAGAAAGTGGATGCGCTGTCGGCTATTGTGCACCGCTCCAAGAGCTATGACTGGGGCCGCCGCCTCTGCGAAAAGCTCCGCGAACTGCTGCCTCGTCAGATGTTCGAAATTGCCATCCAGGCCAGCATCGGGCAGAAAATCATTGCCCGCGAAACGGTGAAGGCGCTGCGCAAGAACGTAATTGCCAAGTGCTACGGTGGTGATATAAGCCGGAAGCGCAAGCTGCTTGAAAAGCAGAAGGAAGGCAAGAAGCGGATGCGTCAGGTGGGTTCCGTTGAAATTCCACAAGAAGCTTTCTTAGCAGTACTCAAAATCGATTAATACAAGAAACGCGCCTCAGCAAGGCGCGTTTTTTAATGTCTTTACTTCTCTGTTTCATTTCACTTCATACACTTCTTGAAAGAGCATGGTATGATTAACCTTACAGCAAATGCTTAAAGAACTCACCAAGAACTGTACGAACGAAAACCAGTTAGAGAACATCCGCAAAGGACAGGAGCGCAAGTTCCGGTGGAGGGATGACTGGCCTGAAATGGAGAAAGAAATTCTTGAGTCGGGCAACGCGGCCATTCTAGCGCATGCCCGCTCACGCGAAACCACTGATAAACTTCCTGAATAACCTCGCTCACCATCCCATGACCACTGCCCCCGAAGCCACTACCTACCGCCTCATCGACGGCAAGCAAACTGCCGAGGACATTAAAGTTGAAATTGCTGCTGAAGTAGAAAAGCTAAAAGCTGCTGGTAGCAAGGTGCCCCACCTAGCCGCTATCCTCGTCGGCCACGACGGTGGATCTGAAACCTACGTGCGAAACAAAGTGCTAGCCTGCGAACGGGTCGGGTTTGAGAGCACGCTGTTGCGCTACGAAGCCGACATCAGCGAAGCCGAACTGTTGGCGAAGGTGGAAGAGCTAAACCAAGATGCCGACATCGACGGCTTCATTGTGCAACTGCCGCTGCCCCGCCATATCTCTTCGGAAAAGGTGATTGAAGCTATTCGCCCCGAGAAGGATGTGGATGGGTTTCATCCCATGAACATTGGTCGGATGGTGGCTGGGTTGCCCGCCTTGTTGCCCGCTACTCCTTCGGGTATTGTGGAACTGCTACGTCGTTACAAGTTGCCTACCGATGGTAAGCATTGCGTGGTAATTGGTCGTAGCAACATTGTGGGCACGCCCGTTAGCATTCTGCTGGCTAAGAACTTAGAGCCTGGCAATTGTACGGTTACTTTATGCCACTCCCGTACGCAGAACTTGGCTGCTATCACGCAGACAGCCGACATTCTGGTGACTGCTCTGGGCCGGCCGGAGTTCGTGACGGCAGACATGGTGAAGCCTGGCGCCGTGGTTATTGATGTAGGCACGACGCGGGTGGAAGACGCAAGCCGTAAAGCTGGGTGGGCCTTAAAAGGCGACGTAAATTTCACAGAGGTAGCACCCTTGGCATCGTACATTACTCCGGTGCCAGGAGGCGTTGGTCCCATGACCATTGCTATGTTGCTACTCAACACTTTGAAAGCGTGCAAACGCGAGGTATATCCGCGCTAGAATCCAATAAATACACAGTGCAGGTTTTGAATTTCAAGGCGTTGTACTACTTTTAGAGTCGGGTTGGGGGAACGAACGACGGGCATGTATACGTTCGGAGTAACGGCCAACAACCTGGCTTTACTTGTTTGAAGACCCCGCTTTGCTGCACGAACTTCCTCTTGTGCTGGCAGCCTCAACACTCTCTGAGGCTCCATCACCCGCGCTGCCCCTTATGGAGCAGTTTTATACGATTCAAGGTGAAGGTTACAACACCGGACGCGCAGCCTACTTTGTCCGCCTCGGCGGGTGCGATGTAGGCTGCGTTTGGTGCGACGTAAAAGAGTCGTGGGATGTGAATGCCCACCCTCGCGTGGCCATTCCTGATATTGTGGCCGCTGCCACGGCCCACGCTGGCCGCAACGTGGTGATTACGGGTGGTGAGCCCCTAATGCATAACCTAGGCCCCCTGACCCAAGCCCTGCACGCAGCGGGCTGCCAAAACTGGATTGAAACCAGTGGTGCTTACCCGCTTAGCGGCGAGTGGGACTGGATTTGTGTGTCGCCCAAGAAGTTCAAAGCTCCATTGCCCTCGGTGTTGGCGTATGCCCACGAGCTGAAAATTATTGTGTTCAATAAGTCGGACTTCGTGTGGGCCGAGGAACACGCAGCGCAAGTAGGTTCAGCTTGCCGACTGTATTTGCAGCCGGAATGGAGCAAATCCGCGCAAATGATGCCGCTCATTGTAGACTACGTGAAGGCAAATCCGCGTTGGCAGGTATCCTTACAGACTCATAAGTTTCTTGATATCCCCTAGGGTTCTGGTTTATGCGCCGATTGCTATCCGTGCCGTTGCTGCTAGCCGTTGTCCTGCTGTTGCCGCTTGGCGCGGCTGGTCAGGCTACCTTGGCTACCACCAATACCAAAGCCCGTAGCCTGTGGGATAAAGCGCAGTCCCAGGCAAAAGAACGTAACTTCGATAAAGCCATCGAAACGTTGACGGTGCTCAACCAGAAGTTCCCCTCCTTAGGCGAGCCATACTTGATGCGTGGTTCGTTGCTGAAGAGTATGGGCGAGAATCGACCTGCTTTCGAGGCATATCGGGATGGGCTCGCCAAAATGCCCGTAGACGCTAATCGGGCCACCGATTATTTCACGCTCGGAGAGTTGGCCATGAGCTTCGGAGAGTATCAGATTGCCTCTGAAAGCTACAAACGGCTGTTGAAATCGGGACCGAAAGCGCAGCGCAACGCTGCTCGGGCCCAACGGCAATTACTTAACTGCGAGTTTGCGGTGAAAGCCATGGCTGCGCCTATTGGCGTTCGTCCAGATCGTTTGGCAGCCCCTCTCAACACGTTTCGGTTTCAGTACTTTCCGGCCCTTACCGCAGACAGCCGCTTTCTGCTCTTCACGGGGCGGCCAGCCGTTGACAGTGGTGAAGATTTGTTTGTCGCGCGTATGAACAAGGATGGCAGCGTTGGCAATCCAGCTTCCATATCTCCTTTCATCAACACGCCTTATAACGAGGGGGCTGGCACTATTTCCGGTGACGGCAAAACTCTGGTTTTTGCTTCCTGCGACCGGCCTAATTCGGTTGGCAACTGTGACCTTTATATTTCGCGGCGCACCGGCAACAACTGGAGCAAGCCCCAGAACCTGGGCCGCACGGTTAACTCGCCGGAATGGGACTCGCAGCCTACGCTTTCGGCTGATGGGCGTACGCTCTACTTCACTTCTACCCGTCGGGGAGGACAAGGGCTGGAAGACATCTACATGACCACCTTAGACGCTGACGGCAACTGGACCCCCGCTCGCAACCTTGGACAACCCGTAAATACGCCAGGTAAAGACATGGCACCTTTTATTCATGCCAGCGGGACTACGCTCTACTACGTCACCGATGGGCTAGTAGGTATGGGAGGGTTGGATGTTTTTCGGTGTGAATTGAAATCGGCTGGCCGTTGGAGTGAGCCCCTCAATCTAGGCTATCCGCTGAATACGCACGAAAACGAAGCTTCTCTTTTCATCACATCCGACAATCGTCGTGGTTTCTGCTCCCGTTCGCGAGCAGCGGAGTCAGGCGTCCGTACCGAGCAGGACCGGCCAGTGGAGTTGTTTAGTTTCGAGGTGCCCCAGCAAATTCGGCCCAGCGAGACGAGTACCTATACCCAGGGCCGCGTATTCGACGCGTCAACCAAAAAGCCCATCAAGGCAGATGTGCAGCTCTACGACCTGAATACCGACGAGCTAACGCAGTTTGTGACCTCAGATGCCGAGAACGGAGATTACACGGTGGTACTGAACGAAGGTCGGCAGTATGCCATGTATGCTGCCGCTGACAAGTATCTGATGAAGAGCTTAAGCTTCGACTATTCAGACAAGCGCAATTTCGATCCGCTCACCCTGGACATTTATTTGGAGCCGGTGCGCGCTGGCCGGAGTATCGTACTCAACAACTTGTTTTTCGATACCAACCAATACGAATTGAAGCCTAAGTCGCGGACAGAACTCAACCGGCTTGTTGGGTTCATGAAGCAGTACCCTGAGGTGCAAGTGGAGGTAAGTGGGCACACCGACGACGTAGGCTCTGACGATGACAACCTGTCGTTGTCGCAGAACCGTGCTAAGTCGGTGTATAGCTATTTGGTGAGCCAGGGAGTAAAAGCGGAACGGCTCCGGTTCAAGGGATACGGCGAGAGCAAGCCATTAGTGGCAAACGATTCGGACAGCCGTCGGCAGCAAAATAGAAGAATAGAGTTGCGCATCCTTTAAAAGGGGCCTCTTTCAGGTAGGTAATCAGGACAAAAAAGTCCGGTAGCATATGCTACCGGACTTTTTTTGCTTGTAGTATTCCTTCTTAGTATCACTATTAAACCCTTAATACTGAATGATTCAGGCTGGCTGAGTGCAAGTATAGGAATAGAATAATTATAAATTTTCTGTGTATGTTTAAATATTCCTCTATATTTGAGCCAGTCAAAAAGGTGCAAACAACTTAGTTTTTTACAATGTATCTAGGCTAGGCATCAAGCATTATTTACCTTTTTCTCACTCACATTCCATCACCATGAAAAAAGCTCTTTTCCTTACCGGCCTAGTATTGGCACTAGGAGCCACCGCGTACGCAACCGGCGACAAAGATGCCACCATCAAGACACGGGCTCTAGCCCTTACCCGAGTGCAGGTTGAAAAGGCGCGCCTAGACGAAGGACAGTATGTAAAGGTGAAGGATCTTAACATCCGCATGCTTACCGAGATGGAAGATCTGAAAACTCGCTTTGCTGCTGAACCTGCCATCCTAGATGAGCGCCTAGCGGTAGCGCAGGCTCGTTATGAGCTAGAATTAACTGCTATGATGCGTCCGTCGCAGCTTGTTATGTTCAACCAAGCGCGCAACAGCATGACTGCCCTTAGTGCTCCACGCTAGCTGCATATCCGCCGGCCAAGAACTCACCTCGGTGGGTTCTTGGCGTGGCGTTAATGGCAGCACGCGTTATATGGCAAAAACAGTTGAATCTGGCGTGATGCAATTCACGCAATAATAGGAGTGACTAGGACTTGCCAGAAAATTATGGCCTGATCAACCTCCTTCTTAACTATAAGGGAGTAATGGAAAGCCCTAAGTCAGTATTTTCTTAAAATGAGAATATAGAGTCTCTTAAGTCTATAAATAAACCTATAATTTATTTTGACTTAATTTAATAG is from Hymenobacter tibetensis and encodes:
- a CDS encoding 7-carboxy-7-deazaguanine synthase QueE, yielding MEQFYTIQGEGYNTGRAAYFVRLGGCDVGCVWCDVKESWDVNAHPRVAIPDIVAAATAHAGRNVVITGGEPLMHNLGPLTQALHAAGCQNWIETSGAYPLSGEWDWICVSPKKFKAPLPSVLAYAHELKIIVFNKSDFVWAEEHAAQVGSACRLYLQPEWSKSAQMMPLIVDYVKANPRWQVSLQTHKFLDIP
- a CDS encoding OmpA family protein, translating into MRRLLSVPLLLAVVLLLPLGAAGQATLATTNTKARSLWDKAQSQAKERNFDKAIETLTVLNQKFPSLGEPYLMRGSLLKSMGENRPAFEAYRDGLAKMPVDANRATDYFTLGELAMSFGEYQIASESYKRLLKSGPKAQRNAARAQRQLLNCEFAVKAMAAPIGVRPDRLAAPLNTFRFQYFPALTADSRFLLFTGRPAVDSGEDLFVARMNKDGSVGNPASISPFINTPYNEGAGTISGDGKTLVFASCDRPNSVGNCDLYISRRTGNNWSKPQNLGRTVNSPEWDSQPTLSADGRTLYFTSTRRGGQGLEDIYMTTLDADGNWTPARNLGQPVNTPGKDMAPFIHASGTTLYYVTDGLVGMGGLDVFRCELKSAGRWSEPLNLGYPLNTHENEASLFITSDNRRGFCSRSRAAESGVRTEQDRPVELFSFEVPQQIRPSETSTYTQGRVFDASTKKPIKADVQLYDLNTDELTQFVTSDAENGDYTVVLNEGRQYAMYAAADKYLMKSLSFDYSDKRNFDPLTLDIYLEPVRAGRSIVLNNLFFDTNQYELKPKSRTELNRLVGFMKQYPEVQVEVSGHTDDVGSDDDNLSLSQNRAKSVYSYLVSQGVKAERLRFKGYGESKPLVANDSDSRRQQNRRIELRIL
- a CDS encoding GlcG/HbpS family heme-binding protein → MGINLQQAQAVVHAAHQKALDMGVKMNIAVVDAGANLTAFIRMDDAWLGSLDISIKKAKTARFFDMPTGVIGSLSQPGGSLYNIEHSNGGLITFPGGIPIKDESGTIIGAIGVSGSTVEDDHAVAEAGVQAVQG
- a CDS encoding bifunctional 5,10-methylenetetrahydrofolate dehydrogenase/5,10-methenyltetrahydrofolate cyclohydrolase, whose protein sequence is MTTAPEATTYRLIDGKQTAEDIKVEIAAEVEKLKAAGSKVPHLAAILVGHDGGSETYVRNKVLACERVGFESTLLRYEADISEAELLAKVEELNQDADIDGFIVQLPLPRHISSEKVIEAIRPEKDVDGFHPMNIGRMVAGLPALLPATPSGIVELLRRYKLPTDGKHCVVIGRSNIVGTPVSILLAKNLEPGNCTVTLCHSRTQNLAAITQTADILVTALGRPEFVTADMVKPGAVVIDVGTTRVEDASRKAGWALKGDVNFTEVAPLASYITPVPGGVGPMTIAMLLLNTLKACKREVYPR
- the lepA gene encoding translation elongation factor 4 — its product is MKNIRNFCIIAHIDHGKSTLADRLLEFTSTVAKRDMQAQLLDNMDLERERGITIKSHAIQMQYPYKGEIYTLNLIDTPGHVDFSYEVSRSIAACEGALLIVDASQGIEAQTISNLYLAIGADLEIIPVLNKIDLPHAMPEEVSDEIVDLIGCDIEDIIHASGKTGIGIENILNAIIERVPAPKGDPAAPLQALIFDSVFNSYRGIEVLFRIKNGTMRKGDKLRFMATGKEYGADEIGILGLNQEPRLEMSAGNVGYLISGIKEAREVKVGDTITHVANPTAEAIQGFADVKPMVFAGIYPVDTTEYEELRSCMEKLQLNDASLVWEPETSVALGFGFRCGFLGMLHMEIVQERLEREFNMTVITTVPSVQFHAIGTKDQELTINAPSEMPEPNMIKLIEEPYIKAQIITAADYVGSIITLCMEKRGIIKGQSYLTSERVEMSFELPLSEIVFDFFDKLKTISRGYASLDYELIGFRESDMVKLDIMLNGEKVDALSAIVHRSKSYDWGRRLCEKLRELLPRQMFEIAIQASIGQKIIARETVKALRKNVIAKCYGGDISRKRKLLEKQKEGKKRMRQVGSVEIPQEAFLAVLKID